A window of Ignavibacteriales bacterium contains these coding sequences:
- the lgt gene encoding prolipoprotein diacylglyceryl transferase: MINWNISPDIFSIGPVTIRWYGLLFAMSFVVGYQIMMIIFKRENKSEHDLNDLVWYMILGTVLGARLGHCLFYNPDYYLSHPLEILQIWKGGLASHGAGIGIITALMLYTRKKKEISFLWIMDRVVITVALSGFFIRLGNLFNSEIIGKPTNGNWGFIFVSVDNIPRHPAQLYEAIAYLLIFIFLLSFYFRVKGKFKNGLLFGLFLISIFGFRFFVEFFKENQSLFEQKLFLNMGQLLSIPFVIMGIYFLFRKDKKVIKIQ, translated from the coding sequence TTGATAAATTGGAATATAAGCCCTGATATTTTCTCGATCGGTCCTGTTACAATTCGCTGGTATGGACTTCTTTTTGCAATGTCGTTTGTTGTCGGATACCAGATTATGATGATCATTTTTAAGAGAGAAAATAAATCAGAACATGATCTAAACGATTTAGTTTGGTATATGATTCTTGGAACTGTTCTCGGTGCACGCCTCGGTCATTGTCTTTTTTATAATCCCGATTATTATTTAAGTCATCCGTTAGAAATACTTCAAATTTGGAAAGGCGGTTTGGCAAGTCATGGTGCGGGAATTGGAATAATAACAGCTCTTATGCTTTATACCCGAAAGAAAAAAGAAATTTCATTTTTATGGATTATGGATCGTGTTGTTATAACAGTTGCGCTCTCAGGATTTTTTATCCGTTTGGGAAATCTATTTAACTCGGAAATAATTGGTAAACCAACTAATGGAAATTGGGGATTTATATTTGTCTCTGTGGATAATATTCCACGTCATCCGGCTCAGCTTTACGAAGCAATTGCATATTTGTTAATCTTTATTTTTTTGCTTTCGTTTTATTTTAGAGTTAAAGGAAAATTCAAGAATGGACTGCTGTTCGGATTGTTTCTTATCTCCATTTTCGGGTTCAGATTTTTTGTTGAGTTTTTTAAGGAGAATCAATCCCTCTTCGAGCAAAAATTATTTTTGAATATGGGACAACTCTTAAGCATTCCTTTTGTGATCATGGGAATTTATTTTCTATTCCGCAAAGATAAAAAAGTCATTAAAATTCAGTAA
- a CDS encoding heme exporter protein CcmB yields MKAYSLFKKDWQSELRTRYAINALAMFIMVTISVIMFSIGSEKISEYLTGGLLWVVIFFSAMSGLSRAFVSEEERGTTMTLHLIAAPSTIFSGKLIFNLLLVFLMNFVITFLFSILFNSFIIKNFTLFAIAFLFGNIGIAISSTIIAAIISKASSKGTLYPVLSFPILLPLILTLLELTKFAMDGNSVSSSFVEIAVLVCYDVIMLTASYLLFDFIWEE; encoded by the coding sequence ATGAAAGCATATTCGCTTTTTAAAAAGGATTGGCAATCGGAACTGCGCACGCGTTATGCAATTAATGCGCTCGCGATGTTCATCATGGTTACAATCAGCGTAATAATGTTTTCAATTGGAAGTGAAAAGATCTCAGAGTATCTAACTGGCGGGCTTTTATGGGTAGTAATATTTTTTTCAGCAATGTCGGGACTCTCACGCGCTTTTGTATCAGAAGAAGAGCGCGGAACAACAATGACACTTCATTTAATTGCTGCACCATCAACTATATTTTCAGGCAAACTTATTTTTAATCTCTTGCTCGTTTTCTTAATGAACTTTGTAATTACTTTTCTTTTTTCGATCCTATTCAATTCTTTCATAATAAAAAATTTCACATTATTTGCAATTGCATTTCTGTTTGGAAATATCGGAATTGCAATTTCATCAACGATCATCGCAGCAATAATATCCAAAGCCAGTTCAAAAGGAACACTCTACCCGGTTTTATCTTTCCCGATTTTACTTCCATTAATTCTCACACTTCTTGAGCTAACCAAATTTGCAATGGATGGTAATTCCGTCAGCAGTTCATTTGTAGAAATTGCCGTTCTCGTTTGTTACGATGTAATCATGTTAACGGCTTCCTATCTGTTATTCGATTTTATTTGGGAAGAATGA
- a CDS encoding ABC transporter ATP-binding protein, whose amino-acid sequence MINYTVELNNLVKYFGRRLIFDGINFSFSSQHIYGISGPNGSGKSTLVKIIANLISPTRGKVIHKNNLKEVESVKLHNHIGFVSPYLFLYDEFTAEENLLHFSNIRRISFDKERSDYLLNELKLIDRKNDLVRGYSSGMKQRLKFIFALLHKPSLIILDEPTSNLDNLGKEKVYELIKKEAENNLVIIASNEDSDIALCSQVIELEKFKRAN is encoded by the coding sequence ATGATTAATTACACAGTAGAGCTAAATAATCTTGTTAAATATTTCGGAAGACGACTGATCTTTGACGGAATTAATTTTTCTTTTTCATCGCAACATATTTATGGAATATCCGGACCGAATGGTTCAGGCAAATCAACGTTAGTAAAAATTATTGCAAATTTAATTTCACCCACGCGCGGAAAAGTTATTCATAAAAATAATTTGAAAGAAGTGGAATCCGTCAAACTTCACAATCACATTGGTTTTGTTTCACCATATCTTTTTCTTTATGATGAATTCACCGCCGAAGAAAATCTTTTACACTTTTCGAATATTAGAAGGATTAGTTTCGATAAAGAACGTTCAGACTACTTACTTAATGAACTAAAACTTATTGACAGAAAAAATGATCTTGTCCGCGGGTATTCTTCAGGAATGAAACAACGGTTGAAATTTATTTTTGCGCTTCTGCACAAGCCATCTCTAATAATTTTAGATGAACCAACATCAAATTTAGATAATCTCGGCAAAGAAAAAGTTTATGAATTAATTAAGAAAGAAGCTGAAAATAATTTGGTTATAATTGCTTCAAATGAAGATTCGGACATTGCATTATGTAGTCAAGTAATTGAATTGGAAAAATTTAAAAGAGCAAATTGA
- a CDS encoding VCBS repeat-containing protein, with amino-acid sequence MKHFKEEKIVSAVKQIILYSFLVTLFFFSDIIAQIPINGFCRYREFSVKKNFTNIFPIDYNSDGYRDLLIYNSLNNKYVSALSDKKSDLINLSEKYSPIAISNIHSFSNNSSGKKFIFLSRKTRQIGVASFSKTGTISSQSKIKLNGYPSNIDVGDIDGDGKPEVLVSGTSLNGLSIIKEKNRSLHETSIEPGKVFLASTFIDLDYDSFPDIAAVDLYSNSILLFYNNGSGNFTESRSIGLNGDISEFKTADFNSDGFNDLVYIKDNHFEVLLGDSVSSFQKKFILETPVKPDKYAILDFNGDGYNDIAFINTQSGTLYISFAKSTNEFYPPIIYLQKNGLADLTAYIDRTGKKLALISTEGKIYLINKPGINDDSFSISLGLKPTALTTFDYLNDKFKDVCFIDETENALKLVLSERRNLFRTYFSIPLLSDCTDIIVDENKSRIKTFYCYSNKSTIEIIRMNFDDHSYKRQTLYADGLLEDFKVISDRLKDRQNIYALIIKDNKTYLQEFEFRDFSLFSSQINLIDSNVERSWLTFGIYKDIYSVEKKENQINLVKTVFDNKVIDRKILLNFNLNERDKFNYTVICLNELIGRAKPVTFWITNNNNSFLYTFSNSKMNKYHLKISIYKNVTTAYNISSDGDELSFYFYNASGKLRRISFMGVEKTPIEKDLFVSKNINNYLVTVLNNRKTFLIYSNSLLNTITFEKIK; translated from the coding sequence ATGAAGCACTTCAAAGAAGAAAAAATCGTCTCGGCGGTTAAACAAATTATATTATATTCATTTCTTGTCACTCTCTTTTTTTTCTCCGACATCATTGCTCAAATTCCAATAAACGGTTTTTGCAGATACAGGGAATTTTCTGTAAAGAAGAATTTCACTAATATATTTCCCATAGATTACAACTCAGATGGTTATAGAGATTTATTGATCTATAATTCATTGAACAATAAATATGTTTCGGCTCTATCAGATAAAAAATCAGACCTAATAAATCTATCAGAAAAATATTCTCCGATTGCCATTTCTAATATTCATTCCTTTAGTAATAATTCATCTGGGAAAAAATTTATTTTTCTCTCGCGCAAAACAAGACAAATCGGAGTTGCTTCATTCTCTAAAACCGGTACGATCTCTTCACAAAGTAAAATTAAATTGAATGGTTATCCTTCAAACATTGATGTTGGTGATATAGATGGTGACGGAAAACCGGAAGTATTAGTTTCCGGGACTTCGCTCAACGGACTTTCTATCATAAAAGAAAAAAATAGAAGTCTTCATGAAACAAGCATTGAACCCGGGAAAGTATTTTTGGCTTCAACATTTATTGACTTGGATTACGATTCATTCCCGGATATTGCTGCTGTTGATCTCTATTCAAATTCTATTTTGTTATTCTATAATAACGGATCTGGAAATTTTACAGAATCTCGTTCTATCGGATTGAACGGTGATATAAGCGAATTCAAAACTGCCGATTTTAATTCCGACGGATTTAATGATTTGGTTTATATCAAGGATAATCATTTCGAAGTTCTGCTTGGGGATTCGGTTTCCTCATTTCAAAAAAAGTTTATTTTAGAAACCCCTGTTAAGCCTGATAAATATGCAATTCTTGATTTTAACGGAGACGGTTATAACGATATTGCTTTTATAAATACTCAAAGCGGAACATTATATATTTCATTTGCGAAAAGTACAAATGAGTTTTACCCGCCAATTATTTATCTGCAGAAAAATGGACTTGCAGACTTAACAGCATACATAGATCGAACCGGAAAGAAATTAGCTCTCATTAGCACTGAAGGGAAAATATACCTTATTAACAAACCGGGAATTAATGACGATTCTTTTTCGATTTCGCTTGGACTTAAACCAACCGCATTAACAACTTTTGATTATCTGAACGATAAATTTAAGGATGTTTGTTTTATTGATGAGACAGAGAATGCACTAAAACTTGTATTAAGTGAGAGAAGAAATTTGTTCAGAACATATTTTAGTATTCCGCTTCTATCTGATTGTACAGACATAATTGTTGATGAAAATAAATCAAGAATAAAAACTTTCTATTGTTATTCAAATAAAAGCACGATTGAAATTATTAGAATGAATTTTGACGATCATAGTTACAAAAGACAAACTTTGTACGCGGACGGTTTACTTGAAGATTTTAAAGTAATAAGTGATCGTTTGAAAGACCGTCAAAATATTTATGCGTTGATTATAAAAGATAATAAAACATATTTACAGGAATTCGAGTTTAGAGATTTCAGTCTTTTCTCTTCACAAATTAATTTAATTGATTCTAACGTTGAAAGATCATGGTTAACATTCGGAATTTATAAAGATATATACAGTGTTGAGAAAAAAGAAAATCAAATCAATCTGGTTAAAACAGTTTTTGATAATAAAGTTATTGATCGTAAAATTCTTCTCAATTTTAATTTGAATGAAAGAGATAAATTTAATTATACAGTTATTTGTCTAAACGAATTAATCGGCCGGGCAAAACCCGTTACATTCTGGATTACTAACAATAACAATTCTTTTCTTTATACATTCAGCAATAGCAAGATGAACAAGTATCACTTAAAAATTTCTATATATAAAAATGTAACAACCGCATATAATATAAGCAGCGATGGTGATGAACTGTCTTTTTATTTTTATAATGCAAGCGGTAAACTTCGGAGAATTTCATTTATGGGTGTAGAAAAAACACCAATCGAAAAGGATTTATTTGTTTCAAAAAATATCAATAATTATCTTGTTACTGTCTTAAACAATAGAAAAACATTTTTGATCTATTCAAACAGCTTACTTAATACAATAACTTTTGAAAAAATTAAATGA
- a CDS encoding acyl-CoA thioesterase, with protein sequence MIEPRKKKKVSESIITMTELVLPNYTNQLGNLLGGQLMHWIDICAALSSAKHSQRVCVTASVDRIDFHHPIKLGNVVTLIASVNRAYRTSMEVGVTVFAESLLDGIRIHTNTAYLTFVSVDDNGNPVDTFEIAPETDDEKRRFDEALQRRKNRLGG encoded by the coding sequence ATGATCGAACCAAGAAAAAAAAAGAAAGTAAGCGAATCAATTATTACAATGACCGAACTCGTTCTACCAAATTATACGAATCAACTCGGAAATTTATTGGGCGGTCAACTAATGCACTGGATAGATATTTGCGCAGCGCTTTCTTCCGCCAAACATTCTCAACGCGTTTGTGTTACTGCTTCTGTTGACCGGATTGATTTTCATCATCCCATTAAACTTGGCAATGTTGTAACTTTAATTGCATCAGTGAACCGTGCATATAGAACTTCTATGGAAGTTGGAGTAACGGTATTTGCAGAATCACTCTTAGATGGAATACGCATTCACACTAATACAGCATACTTAACTTTTGTTAGTGTAGATGATAATGGAAATCCGGTTGATACATTCGAAATTGCACCTGAAACAGATGACGAAAAAAGAAGATTTGATGAAGCACTTCAAAGAAGAAAAAATCGTCTCGGCGGTTAA
- the bamD gene encoding outer membrane protein assembly factor BamD translates to MKLLAVILSLSFIIGCSNSADTSKFNAEQYYNYIYQLYNDEDYEQAIQQFQSFLLQYSGSAFNDDAQYYLGMTYFKRGQYLLSAYEFSKLIRNIPASPFVPEAQFMLGESYFQLSPPYQLDQAYTKKAIEEMQAFIDFFPANKKVEEAEQKIKILTEKLAQKDYQSALIYEKMKYESAAIKYYGTVAETYHDTKYAPLSLYNRIKLEMKKGLNNDALADISLFVNRYPDNTNAKELKETETQLMSKK, encoded by the coding sequence ATGAAATTATTAGCGGTCATTCTATCTTTATCATTTATAATCGGATGTTCAAACTCTGCAGATACAAGCAAATTCAACGCAGAACAATATTATAATTATATTTATCAACTTTATAATGATGAAGATTATGAACAGGCAATTCAGCAATTCCAGAGTTTTCTATTACAATATTCCGGCAGTGCATTTAATGATGATGCACAATATTATTTAGGGATGACCTACTTCAAACGCGGGCAATATTTATTATCAGCGTATGAATTCAGTAAACTGATCAGGAATATTCCGGCAAGTCCGTTTGTACCGGAGGCACAATTCATGCTTGGTGAATCGTATTTTCAGTTATCACCGCCTTATCAACTTGATCAAGCATATACTAAAAAAGCAATTGAGGAAATGCAGGCGTTTATAGATTTTTTCCCTGCAAATAAGAAAGTTGAAGAAGCAGAACAAAAAATAAAAATACTCACAGAAAAATTGGCTCAGAAAGATTATCAAAGCGCGTTGATTTATGAAAAAATGAAATATGAAAGTGCAGCTATAAAATATTACGGCACTGTTGCAGAAACATATCATGATACTAAGTATGCACCATTGTCTCTTTACAATAGAATAAAGTTAGAGATGAAAAAAGGATTGAATAATGATGCGCTTGCGGACATAAGTTTATTTGTTAATCGTTACCCCGATAACACAAACGCAAAAGAGCTTAAAGAAACAGAAACGCAGTTAATGAGCAAAAAATGA
- the htpX gene encoding zinc metalloprotease HtpX, producing the protein MNGFKTVILMTVMMVLFILVGNLIGGQSGMMVAFLISLVMNFGSYWFSDKIVLKMYHAQEVTREQYPQLYDSIENLAMKAELPMPKVYVMENPTPNAFATGRNPQHSAVAVTTGILSLLKREELEGVISHELTHVKNRDILVGTIAATLVGTITFIARMAGWAAMFSGGRNERDRGNVFSDLALIIIAPIAALLIQMAISRSREYMADEGGAQISGNPLALASALNKLQQGNKLIPMTNAGTSSAHMFIVNPLSGKSLMKLFSTHPPIEERIARLQEIAAGRR; encoded by the coding sequence ATGAACGGCTTTAAGACAGTTATACTGATGACTGTGATGATGGTGTTATTTATACTCGTCGGAAATTTGATCGGTGGTCAGTCCGGAATGATGGTGGCATTTTTAATTTCGCTTGTAATGAATTTTGGTTCGTACTGGTTTTCGGATAAAATAGTTTTAAAGATGTATCATGCACAGGAAGTTACACGCGAGCAGTATCCTCAACTTTATGATTCTATTGAGAACTTAGCAATGAAAGCTGAGCTGCCGATGCCAAAAGTTTATGTAATGGAAAATCCAACACCGAACGCTTTTGCTACAGGAAGAAATCCACAGCATAGTGCGGTAGCAGTAACAACAGGAATATTAAGTCTATTAAAGCGGGAAGAACTTGAAGGTGTAATTTCTCATGAATTAACTCATGTGAAGAACAGAGATATTTTGGTCGGAACAATAGCGGCGACTTTAGTTGGAACAATTACTTTTATTGCAAGAATGGCTGGATGGGCGGCAATGTTCAGCGGCGGAAGGAATGAACGTGATAGAGGAAATGTTTTTTCTGATTTGGCTTTAATAATCATAGCACCAATAGCAGCATTATTAATCCAAATGGCAATTTCACGATCCCGTGAGTATATGGCAGATGAAGGCGGAGCGCAAATCTCAGGCAACCCGCTTGCATTAGCTTCTGCATTGAATAAGCTTCAGCAAGGCAATAAATTAATTCCTATGACAAATGCCGGAACATCTTCTGCACATATGTTCATTGTAAATCCATTGAGCGGAAAATCTTTGATGAAGTTATTTTCAACACATCCGCCTATTGAAGAAAGAATTGCACGTCTTCAGGAAATTGCTGCTGGAAGAAGATAG
- the porQ gene encoding type IX secretion system protein PorQ: MKKISIVLTTLLISSTLFAQSTFEFLKLDTSPRAAAVAGSFVANNDDPNVVFYNPAGINLLTGTPVSFSFLKHLLDINSASLAYSKEFEGIGRFAAGIQYINYGSFIQADASGTKLGEFSAGEMALLIGYGNQLDNNFYYGANLKFIYSSIAGQSSTGLAIDLGLHYAIPESRWNFGFSILNLGKQLSSYFSTKEDLPLDMRLGFSKELEKLPFKFYWSFNKLNERQNNFFDRFGQITLGGEFRLGQSMRLRFGYDNEKRREMKIGTSAGLAGFSVGLGFIVSKYNVDYSFSSMGSIGALHRFGISTNL, translated from the coding sequence ATGAAAAAGATTTCAATTGTCTTAACAACATTGTTAATTTCGTCTACACTTTTTGCACAAAGCACATTTGAATTTTTAAAATTAGATACAAGTCCGCGCGCTGCTGCTGTTGCCGGAAGTTTTGTAGCTAACAATGATGACCCCAATGTTGTTTTCTATAATCCTGCTGGGATTAATTTACTTACAGGTACACCAGTTTCATTTTCATTTTTAAAGCATCTGTTAGATATCAATTCAGCAAGTTTAGCATATTCAAAAGAGTTTGAAGGTATTGGAAGATTTGCAGCCGGAATTCAATACATAAATTATGGTTCGTTTATTCAGGCAGACGCAAGCGGAACAAAACTTGGCGAGTTTAGCGCTGGAGAGATGGCTTTACTTATCGGCTATGGAAATCAACTTGATAACAATTTTTATTACGGTGCTAATCTAAAATTTATTTATTCAAGTATTGCAGGACAATCTTCAACAGGGTTAGCTATTGATCTCGGTCTGCATTATGCAATACCGGAATCAAGATGGAATTTTGGTTTTTCTATTTTAAATCTTGGCAAACAACTTTCAAGTTACTTCAGCACTAAAGAAGATTTACCTCTTGATATGCGTTTGGGATTTTCAAAGGAACTTGAAAAACTTCCATTTAAATTTTATTGGTCATTTAACAAACTCAACGAGAGACAAAACAATTTTTTTGACCGCTTCGGTCAAATTACACTTGGCGGAGAATTCCGTTTAGGTCAAAGCATGCGTTTGCGGTTCGGTTATGATAATGAGAAAAGACGCGAGATGAAAATTGGAACTTCTGCAGGATTAGCCGGGTTCAGTGTAGGACTCGGATTTATCGTCAGCAAATACAATGTTGATTATTCATTCTCATCAATGGGGTCAATTGGTGCGCTTCACAGATTTGGGATTTCGACAAACCTATAA
- a CDS encoding tetratricopeptide repeat protein: MKLKKYILLFFLLVTFSISAQNYNWVKHDSLVKAGVNQIYGIEFDKAEKTFDVVTKDYSTHPSGKFFKAMITWWRILLDLDNESLDEKFYNQLEECIEICDNILDKNDKSVDAMFFKGGALGFRGRMRAIRESWFKAALDGKDGLALVFKSYAENSKNVDVQLGFGIYHYYADVIPQKYSAVKPFMVFFPKGDKARGLKELENVAINGRYARLESRYFLMTLNFQFEDNMNESRKWARILLADFPNNPNFQKYFGLSFVKENNYSEAVKTFRDIYNKCRSGIPGYNKRFAREATYYLGMDFKLKEKVDSAAVYFEKSEKLSRELDKENESGFLINTVFYLGTLYDQMGKRDKAIKYYNETLQLRDRNDSHKLAEQYLKTPYKK, encoded by the coding sequence ATGAAATTAAAAAAATACATACTATTATTTTTTTTATTAGTCACTTTCAGCATCTCCGCTCAAAATTATAATTGGGTCAAGCATGATTCACTTGTTAAAGCCGGAGTGAATCAAATTTACGGTATCGAATTCGATAAAGCAGAAAAGACTTTCGATGTTGTAACAAAAGATTATTCAACACATCCTTCCGGAAAATTTTTTAAAGCAATGATTACATGGTGGAGAATTCTTCTTGATCTTGATAACGAAAGTTTAGACGAAAAATTTTACAATCAGCTTGAAGAGTGTATTGAGATATGCGACAACATTCTTGATAAAAATGATAAGAGTGTTGATGCAATGTTTTTCAAAGGCGGTGCACTTGGATTTAGAGGACGCATGCGTGCAATACGCGAAAGCTGGTTCAAAGCTGCGCTTGATGGAAAAGACGGACTTGCTCTTGTGTTCAAATCCTACGCAGAGAATTCGAAAAATGTTGATGTGCAATTGGGATTTGGAATCTATCATTATTATGCGGATGTAATTCCGCAAAAATATTCAGCAGTAAAACCATTCATGGTCTTTTTCCCGAAAGGTGATAAAGCAAGAGGTCTGAAAGAACTTGAAAACGTTGCAATAAACGGACGATATGCCCGTCTTGAATCGCGTTACTTTTTAATGACTCTCAATTTTCAGTTTGAAGATAATATGAATGAATCGCGCAAGTGGGCGCGAATTTTATTAGCTGATTTTCCGAATAATCCCAACTTTCAAAAATATTTTGGTCTTTCTTTTGTAAAAGAAAATAATTATTCCGAAGCGGTTAAAACTTTTAGGGATATTTATAACAAATGTAGAAGTGGTATACCCGGTTATAATAAACGCTTTGCACGCGAAGCAACTTATTATCTCGGAATGGATTTTAAATTAAAAGAGAAAGTTGATTCTGCTGCGGTTTATTTTGAAAAATCAGAAAAACTTTCCCGAGAATTAGATAAAGAAAATGAATCCGGTTTTTTAATTAATACTGTCTTTTATCTCGGGACGTTGTATGATCAAATGGGAAAGCGCGATAAAGCAATCAAATATTATAACGAGACTTTGCAATTACGTGATCGGAATGATTCTCATAAGTTAGCCGAACAATATCTCAAAACACCGTATAAAAAATAA
- the lpdA gene encoding dihydrolipoyl dehydrogenase, whose translation MSTKTQLAVIGGGPGGYAAAFLAADLGMQVTLIDLEKNPGGVCLYRGCIPSKALLHIAKLIKEAEEAKRWGVEFGEPKIDINKLRDFKNGVVNKLTSGLGQLAKQRKVNFIQGKASFVNSNTLLINKSDGTTEEIVFEKAIIATGSTPAKVPGLSIDSPNIMDSTSALELNDIPNRLLVIGGGYIGLELSTVYAALGSKVTIVEMLPGILPGADRDLVAVLEKRVKAMMQNIFVETKVVELKETKEGIQVKLEGKNVTEPVQIFDKILISVGRKPITNGLGLEKTNVKVNERGFIVVDKTLRTDDQNIYAIGDVVGNPMLAHKAAAEGKVAVEAILGHKVVFEPNAIPAVVFTDPELAWTGLSETEAREKGIKVEVAKFPWGASGRATTLDRNDGMTKLIIEPETERILGVGIVGVGAGDMIAEGTLAIEMGAVVKDLELTIHPHPTLSETMMAAAEVFYGRATDMYRPKRK comes from the coding sequence ATGTCAACTAAAACACAATTGGCAGTAATCGGTGGTGGACCCGGCGGATATGCCGCTGCATTTCTTGCAGCCGACTTAGGTATGCAAGTCACATTGATTGATCTAGAAAAAAATCCTGGTGGCGTATGCTTATACCGCGGATGTATCCCTTCGAAAGCACTTTTACATATTGCTAAACTTATTAAGGAAGCTGAAGAGGCAAAAAGATGGGGCGTTGAATTTGGCGAACCGAAAATAGATATTAATAAACTACGCGATTTTAAAAATGGAGTCGTGAATAAACTCACCAGTGGACTAGGTCAATTAGCCAAACAGCGCAAAGTTAATTTCATTCAAGGAAAAGCATCGTTTGTAAATTCGAATACTCTACTTATAAATAAATCTGATGGCACAACCGAAGAGATAGTTTTTGAAAAAGCGATTATTGCAACCGGATCAACGCCCGCAAAAGTGCCAGGGCTTTCCATAGATTCTCCCAATATTATGGATTCAACATCTGCACTTGAATTAAACGATATTCCTAATCGGCTTCTTGTTATTGGTGGCGGATACATCGGTTTAGAACTAAGTACAGTTTATGCCGCACTTGGGAGTAAAGTTACTATTGTAGAAATGTTACCTGGAATTTTGCCCGGTGCTGATCGTGATCTTGTGGCTGTTTTGGAAAAACGTGTTAAAGCAATGATGCAAAATATTTTTGTAGAAACTAAAGTTGTTGAACTGAAAGAAACAAAAGAAGGAATTCAAGTTAAGCTTGAAGGAAAAAATGTAACAGAGCCGGTACAAATTTTTGATAAAATTTTGATATCGGTCGGACGTAAGCCGATAACAAATGGATTAGGTTTAGAAAAAACAAATGTAAAAGTAAATGAACGCGGATTTATTGTTGTTGATAAAACATTAAGAACAGATGATCAAAATATTTATGCGATCGGGGATGTTGTTGGTAATCCTATGTTGGCGCATAAAGCAGCAGCCGAAGGAAAAGTTGCTGTTGAAGCAATACTTGGTCATAAAGTTGTGTTCGAACCAAATGCAATTCCTGCAGTTGTATTTACCGACCCTGAACTTGCATGGACAGGATTAAGCGAAACAGAAGCAAGAGAAAAAGGAATTAAAGTTGAAGTTGCAAAATTTCCGTGGGGTGCAAGCGGACGTGCTACTACATTGGATAGAAATGACGGAATGACTAAGTTAATTATTGAACCGGAGACTGAAAGAATTCTTGGTGTGGGTATTGTTGGAGTTGGTGCCGGAGATATGATAGCTGAAGGAACATTAGCAATTGAAATGGGTGCGGTTGTAAAAGATTTGGAATTAACCATTCATCCTCATCCGACTTTATCTGAAACGATGATGGCAGCTGCAGAAGTTTTTTACGGACGTGCAACAGATATGTATCGTCCAAAAAGAAAATAA